A single genomic interval of Corylus avellana chromosome ca10, CavTom2PMs-1.0 harbors:
- the LOC132162833 gene encoding uncharacterized protein LOC132162833, with product MDSLGHSSQLLSLLFLFFSISASATPFNTPRLGTTRRTWQHGPQTTSSSSDTEDFKTFYHAQPLDHFNHRPDSYTTFQQRYLINLNYWGGADSNAPIFAYLGAEESLDVDLPIIGFLSDNALQFKALQLYIEHRFYGKSIPFGSMKEALKNESTRGYFNSARALADYAAVLLHVKQNLSAENSPVIVIGGSYGGMLAAWFRLKYPHVVLGSLASSAPILYFDEIIPQDGYYSIVTKDFKETSQSCYETIQQSWAEIDRVASTPPNGLSTLSKSFNTCSQLNTSDDLKNYLESIITDAAQYNHPPEYPVSVICRAIDGAAVGTDTLGQIYAGVVAYKGDQSCYDVNEFNYPTETNQGWKWQTCSEIVMPIGHDSNGSMFPPSPFNLNKFINDCKSSYGVQPRPHWVTTYYGGHDIKLILHSFASNIIFSNGLRDPYSSGGVLENISDSVVAVSAVNGSHCLDILEANPSDPQWLVKQRKTEVEIIEKWIAKYKDDLLVFKQNIPE from the exons ATGGACTCTCTTGGACACTCGTCGCAATTGCTTTCTCTCCTCTTcctatttttctcaatttctgCTTCTGCGACGCCGTTTAACACTCCGAGGCTTGGAACAACACGGAGAACATGGCAACATGGACCTCAGACCACATCCTCTTCATCCGACACCGAggatttcaaaacattttatcaCGCCCAACCACTTGATCACTTCAACCACAGGCCTGATAGCTACACCACTTTTCAGCAAAGATATTTGATCAACTTAAACTACTGGGGTGGAGCGGATTCCAACGCACCAATATTTGCATATCTTGGCGCAGAAGAATCTTTGGATGTTGATTTACCCATCATTGGGTTTCTCAGTGATAATGCCCTTCAGTTTAAGGCCCTCCAACTGTACATAGAG CATCGGTTCTATGGTAAATCGATACCATTTGGGTCAATGAAAGAGGCTTTGAAGAATGAGAGTACTCGTGGTTATTTCAACTCGGCTCGGGCTTTGGCAGATTACGCTGCTGTGCTCTTACACGTCAAGCAAAATTTATCTGCAGAAAATTCTCCAGTAATCGTTATTGGAGGCTCCTATGGAGGAA TGCTTGCAGCATGGTTTCGGCTAAAGTATCCGCACGTTGTCCTTGGATCTCTAGCATCTTCAGCTCCAATCCTTTACTTTGACGAAATTATACCTCAAGATGGATACTACTCTATAGTAACCAAGGATTTTAAA GAAACTAGTCAAAGTTGCTATGAAACCATCCAGCAATCATGGGCTGAAATTGATAGAGTTGCTTCCACACCTCCTAATGGCCTTTCAACCCTTAGCAAGAGCTTTAATACTTGCAG TCAATTAAATACATCTGATGATCTGAAGAACTATTTGGAGTCGATAATTACTGACGCAGCTCAATATAATCATCCCCCAGAATACCCAGTAAGTGTTATCTGCAGAGCCATTGATGGAGCAGCAGTTGGAACCGACACTCTTGGCCAAATATATGCGGGTGTTGTTGCCTATAAAGGAGACCAGTCATGCTATGACgtgaatgaatttaattatcCAACTGAAACAAATCAAGGGTGGAAATGGCAG ACATGTAGTGAGATCGTTATGCCCATTGGCCATGATAGCAACGGCTCTATGTTCCCTCCATCACCTTTCAATCTAAACAAATTCATCAATGACTGCAAGAGCTCCTACGGCGTCCAGCCTCGGCCTCATTGGGTGACAACCTATTACGGCGGTCAT GATATAAAATTGATTCTCCATAGCTTTGCTAGTAACATTATATTCTCCAATGGGCTAAGAGATCCTTACAGTAGTGGCGG GGTTTTGGAGAACATATCAGACAGCGTCGTCGCTGTCTCTGCAGTTAATG GTTCTCATTGCTTGGACATACTGGAGGCAAATCCAAGTGATCCGCAATGGTTGGTGAAGCAAAGAAAGACAGAGGTGGAGATAATAGAAAAATGGATTGCCAAGTACAAGGATGATCTTCTGGTGTTCAAACAGAACATTCCTGAATGA
- the LOC132163859 gene encoding uncharacterized protein LOC132163859 isoform X2, which translates to MQSLRRLIPEASSGRAASFLGAQLSRHEEKLDVLPSQHLAQRSSIRFLDFYQLGNKAAIEKERARLADEMNRGYFADLSELKQHGGKIATANKIVIPAIAAVKFPDREVTYSDGKTLKLPIGSNGDMVAADKAAIPKATLLCLSFRANSQAMIDSWSGPFLDAYSNSKDVQLYQVSLIDSWFLCRSPIKQLLLRIMKKPKNEGKGALQKQIVYSFGDHYYFRKELKILNLLTGYTFLLDKFGRIRWQGFGLATQDELSSLLSCTSLLLEEK; encoded by the exons ATGCAGAGTTTGAGGCGATTGATTCCCGAAGCTTCTTCGGGCCGAGCAGCTTCATTTCTCGGTGCTCAGCTATCGAGGCACGAAGAGAAGCTCGATGTGCTTCCTTCACAGCATTTAGCTCAAAGGTCGTCCATTCGCTTCCTCGACTTTTACCAg CTGGGAAACAAAGCGGCAATTGAGAAAGAGCGTGCTCGGCT TGCAGATGAGATGAACAGGGGATACTTTGCCGATCTTTCAGAGCTCAAGCAACATGGTGGTAAG ATCGCAACAgcaaataaaattgtaattccTGCAATAGCGGCTGTGAAGTTTCCTGACAGAGAAGTGACCTACTCTGATGGTAAAACATTGAAACTGCCCATTGGTTCTAATGGAGATATGGTTGCTGCTGACAAAGCAGCTATCCCAAAAGCAACTTTGCTATGTCTTTCATTCCGAGCAAACTCCCAG GCAATGATTGATTCTTGGAGTGGGCCTTTTCTTGATGCTTACAGTAATTCAAAAGATGTTCAGCTATATCAG GTGTCATTAATAGACTCGTGGTTCCTGTGCCGGAGCCCTATTAAGCAGCTGCTTCTTCGGATAATGAAGAAACCTAAAAATGAAGGGAAGGGTGCACTTCAGAAGCAGATTGTATATTCATTTGGTGACCATTATTACTTCCGGAAGGAACTAAAAATTCTTAACCTTCTTACCGG GTATACTTTTCTGCTTGACAAATTTGGTAGAATAAGATGGCAAGGCTTTGGATTGGCAACACAGGATGAGTTGTCATCCCTTCTTTCTTGCACATCTCTTCTTTTGGAAGAGAAATGA
- the LOC132163859 gene encoding uncharacterized protein LOC132163859 isoform X1 has product MNRGYFADLSELKQHGGKIATANKIVIPAIAAVKFPDREVTYSDGKTLKLPIGSNGDMVAADKAAIPKATLLCLSFRANSQAMIDSWSGPFLDAYSNSKDVQLYQVSLIDSWFLCRSPIKQLLLRIMKKPKNEGKGALQKQIVYSFGDHYYFRKELKILNLLTGYTFLLDKFGRIRWQGFGLATQDELSSLLSCTSLLLEEK; this is encoded by the exons ATGAACAGGGGATACTTTGCCGATCTTTCAGAGCTCAAGCAACATGGTGGTAAG ATCGCAACAgcaaataaaattgtaattccTGCAATAGCGGCTGTGAAGTTTCCTGACAGAGAAGTGACCTACTCTGATGGTAAAACATTGAAACTGCCCATTGGTTCTAATGGAGATATGGTTGCTGCTGACAAAGCAGCTATCCCAAAAGCAACTTTGCTATGTCTTTCATTCCGAGCAAACTCCCAG GCAATGATTGATTCTTGGAGTGGGCCTTTTCTTGATGCTTACAGTAATTCAAAAGATGTTCAGCTATATCAG GTGTCATTAATAGACTCGTGGTTCCTGTGCCGGAGCCCTATTAAGCAGCTGCTTCTTCGGATAATGAAGAAACCTAAAAATGAAGGGAAGGGTGCACTTCAGAAGCAGATTGTATATTCATTTGGTGACCATTATTACTTCCGGAAGGAACTAAAAATTCTTAACCTTCTTACCGG GTATACTTTTCTGCTTGACAAATTTGGTAGAATAAGATGGCAAGGCTTTGGATTGGCAACACAGGATGAGTTGTCATCCCTTCTTTCTTGCACATCTCTTCTTTTGGAAGAGAAATGA